A window from Helicobacter pylori NQ4053 encodes these proteins:
- a CDS encoding glycosyltransferase family 8 protein yields the protein MQHEIPIAFAFDKNYLKTGAVALYSLLHAHHAVEGVFFSIYVFYSGLNEDDLNRLQETIKPFKHFAALKCQDISATLDSLPTITDSAWVNRYSRMILVKYLLPSLFPQYSKMIWSDVDVVFCRAFADDFIALDTSESFHLSGVISLVSQSVTEGFWFCNLDYMREHSFTQQVLEKFKIQVMRPYFKEPTLIHHLHAYIKELPLYYCVLPYYYQEELNDLRHKASLPIRFEIIHQDKPNEFIYRQQIPYEISQIQDILSNPIIMHYESDKDALGIYNGKPWEFPLGNQYHLWLEMLAHTPFWKDFTLEMQKKRIEYRDIAQKIHYFSQDKRLYEVSIRSIKVFASHYYNLVVKERWSKPIKTFFQKKFFQKKF from the coding sequence ATGCAACATGAAATCCCTATTGCCTTTGCCTTTGATAAAAACTACCTAAAAACAGGGGCTGTGGCTCTCTACTCTTTATTGCATGCCCATCATGCAGTTGAAGGGGTATTTTTCAGTATCTATGTATTCTATAGCGGTTTGAATGAAGATGATTTAAACAGACTCCAAGAAACTATCAAGCCTTTCAAGCATTTTGCCGCTTTAAAATGCCAAGATATTAGCGCCACTCTTGATTCTTTGCCCACCATCACGGATAGTGCATGGGTTAATCGCTATTCTAGAATGATTCTGGTCAAATACCTTCTCCCTAGTTTATTCCCCCAATACAGCAAAATGATTTGGTCTGATGTGGATGTGGTCTTTTGCAGAGCTTTCGCTGATGATTTTATCGCTTTAGACACAAGCGAATCTTTTCATTTGAGTGGTGTGATAAGTTTAGTATCACAATCAGTTACAGAGGGGTTTTGGTTTTGCAATTTGGATTACATGCGAGAGCACTCTTTCACCCAACAGGTCTTAGAAAAATTTAAAATTCAAGTAATGCGTCCATATTTTAAAGAACCTACATTAATACACCATTTGCATGCTTATATTAAAGAACTTCCCTTATACTATTGTGTTTTACCTTATTATTATCAAGAAGAACTTAATGATTTGAGGCATAAAGCTTCCTTACCCATTCGGTTTGAAATCATCCACCAAGACAAACCCAATGAATTTATCTATCGCCAGCAAATCCCCTATGAGATCTCTCAAATTCAAGACATTCTTTCAAACCCTATTATCATGCACTATGAATCTGATAAAGATGCTCTTGGAATCTACAATGGCAAACCTTGGGAGTTCCCTTTGGGGAACCAATACCACCTGTGGTTAGAGATGCTTGCACACACTCCATTTTGGAAAGACTTCACTCTAGAAATGCAAAAAAAACGCATAGAATACCGAGATATTGCTCAAAAAATCCATTATTTTTCTCAAGATAAGCGTCTTTATGAAGTGAGCATACGCTCCATTAAGGTTTTTGCATCTCATTACTATAATTTAGTGGTTAAAGAACGATGGTCTAAACCGATAAAAACTTTCTTTCAAAAAAAATTTTTTCAAAAAAAGTTCTAA
- the lpxF gene encoding lipid A 4'-phosphatase, whose translation MKKLKGLFLSLLLWVYPLRSEPINEGAYILEEIGDVLRFLPIFVGTVSLAMRDYRGLGELAVGTLVTQGVIYGLKGAFSNAHKDGARVGFAKRPCCNSWRGMPSGHAGGVFSAAGFVYYRYGWKPALPVIALAILTDASRVVAGQHTILQVTIGSLIAWGFAYLFTSRYKPKRWMLYPEISSDFKGSSRYGVSFSYQW comes from the coding sequence ATGAAAAAGCTCAAAGGTCTTTTTTTGAGCCTGCTCTTATGGGTCTATCCTTTAAGGAGTGAGCCGATCAATGAGGGGGCATACATTTTAGAAGAGATCGGCGATGTGCTCAGGTTTTTGCCTATTTTTGTAGGTACGGTCAGTTTAGCGATGCGCGATTATAGAGGATTAGGGGAATTAGCGGTCGGCACTTTGGTTACTCAAGGGGTGATTTATGGCCTTAAAGGAGCTTTTAGCAACGCCCATAAAGATGGGGCTAGAGTGGGATTTGCTAAACGCCCATGCTGTAATTCTTGGAGAGGCATGCCAAGCGGGCATGCTGGGGGGGTGTTTAGCGCGGCTGGGTTTGTGTATTACCGCTATGGGTGGAAACCAGCTCTTCCTGTGATCGCTCTTGCAATCCTCACTGATGCTAGCAGAGTGGTGGCAGGACAACACACGATCTTGCAAGTTACGATCGGCAGTCTTATCGCATGGGGGTTTGCCTATTTATTCACTTCACGCTACAAACCCAAGCGATGGATGCTCTATCCTGAAATCTCTAGCGACTTTAAAGGCAGTAGCCGCTATGGGGTGAGCTTTTCTTATCAATGGTAA
- a CDS encoding glycosyltransferase family 4 protein encodes MLWVLYFLTSLFICSLIVLWSKKSMLFVDNANKIQGFHHARTPRAGGLGIFLSFALACYFEPFEAPFKGFFVFLGLSLVFLSGFLEDINLSLSPKIRLILQAVGVVCIISSTPLVVSDFSPLFSLPYFIAFLFAIFMLVGISNAINIIDGFNGLASGICTITLLVIHYIEPSSLACLLAYMVLGFMVLNFPSGKIFLGDGGAYFLGLVCGISLLHLSLEQKISVFFGLNLMLYPVIEVLFSILRRKIKRQKATMPDNLHLHTLLFKFLQQRSFNYPNPLCAFILILCNLPFILISVLFRLNPYALIVIGLVFIACYLIGYVYLNRQVCTLEKRAF; translated from the coding sequence GTGTTGTGGGTGCTATATTTTTTAACCAGTTTATTTATTTGCTCTTTGATTGTTCTGTGGTCTAAAAAATCCATGCTCTTTGTGGATAACGCTAATAAAATCCAAGGCTTCCATCATGCAAGAACCCCACGAGCCGGGGGGCTTGGGATCTTTCTTTCTTTTGCGTTGGCTTGTTATTTTGAACCTTTTGAAGCACCTTTTAAGGGGTTTTTTGTTTTTTTGGGGCTATCGCTAGTGTTTTTGAGCGGTTTTTTAGAAGACATTAACCTTTCACTCAGCCCCAAAATACGCCTTATTTTGCAAGCCGTAGGGGTTGTTTGCATCATCTCATCAACGCCTTTAGTGGTGAGCGATTTTTCGCCCCTTTTTAGCTTGCCTTATTTTATCGCTTTTTTATTCGCAATTTTTATGCTAGTTGGCATCAGTAACGCTATTAATATCATTGACGGGTTTAACGGACTGGCATCAGGGATTTGCACGATTACGCTTTTAGTCATCCATTATATAGAGCCTAGCAGTTTGGCGTGCCTATTAGCTTACATGGTGCTTGGGTTTATGGTGTTAAATTTCCCTTCAGGAAAGATTTTTTTAGGCGATGGGGGGGCGTATTTTTTGGGTTTGGTGTGCGGGATTTCCCTTTTACATTTGAGTTTGGAGCAAAAAATCAGCGTGTTTTTTGGGCTCAATTTAATGCTTTATCCGGTCATAGAGGTGCTTTTTAGTATCCTTAGACGCAAAATAAAACGCCAGAAAGCCACCATGCCAGATAATTTGCATTTGCACACCCTTTTATTTAAATTCTTGCAACAACGCTCTTTCAATTACCCCAACCCTTTATGCGCGTTTATCCTTATTCTGTGCAACCTGCCTTTTATTTTAATCAGCGTCTTATTCCGCTTAAATCCTTACGCGCTCATTGTCATTGGCCTAGTCTTTATTGCATGCTATTTAATAGGCTATGTTTATTTGAATAGGCAAGTTTGCACTTTAGAAAAGCGAGCGTTTTAA
- the pdxJ gene encoding pyridoxine 5'-phosphate synthase, whose translation MRFGLNIDHIVTLREIRKTYEPEILEALFIAKNTHKVDLITIHLREDKRHIQNEDVLRLLEISPLPINIECSINAEITDFLCSLKNKPSKVTIVPENRNEVTTEGGLDCSLKGLGEVIRAYHNKGIEVSLFIDPLKDSLHFAREHQVKQVEFHTGVYANLHNALYSNANNQIHAISALKDKSPKELKEELHNAFLQLRKMSKEAFFMGIVACAGHGLNYTNVKELLKIPSLRELNIGHSVVSKAVLVGLEKAILEMAQLIKR comes from the coding sequence ATGCGTTTTGGATTGAATATTGATCACATTGTTACTTTAAGAGAAATAAGAAAGACTTATGAGCCTGAGATTTTAGAAGCCTTATTCATCGCTAAAAACACCCATAAAGTGGATTTAATCACCATCCATTTGAGAGAAGACAAACGACACATTCAAAATGAAGATGTTTTGAGGCTTCTTGAAATAAGCCCCTTGCCTATCAACATTGAATGCTCTATCAACGCTGAAATCACTGATTTTTTATGCTCTTTAAAAAATAAGCCCAGTAAGGTTACGATCGTGCCTGAAAACAGAAATGAGGTTACGACAGAGGGGGGGTTGGATTGCTCACTAAAGGGTTTAGGAGAGGTGATTAGAGCGTATCACAATAAAGGCATTGAAGTGTCTTTGTTTATTGATCCTTTAAAAGACTCTTTGCATTTTGCAAGGGAGCATCAAGTCAAGCAAGTGGAGTTCCACACTGGGGTGTATGCGAATTTGCACAACGCTTTATATTCTAACGCTAACAATCAAATCCATGCCATTAGCGCGCTCAAAGACAAAAGCCCTAAAGAATTGAAAGAAGAATTGCACAACGCCTTTTTACAATTAAGAAAAATGAGTAAAGAAGCGTTTTTTATGGGCATTGTGGCATGCGCTGGGCATGGGTTGAATTATACTAACGTGAAAGAATTGTTAAAAATCCCTTCTTTAAGAGAGCTTAATATCGGTCATAGCGTGGTTTCAAAAGCGGTTTTAGTGGGCTTAGAAAAAGCGATTTTAGAAATGGCGCAACTTATTAAGCGATAA
- the pdxA gene encoding 4-hydroxythreonine-4-phosphate dehydrogenase: MAKKKIAISCGDIQGVGLELILKSHKEVSAICEPLYLVHGELLERANQLLDNAYETKTLNTLAIDAPLPLLNSSTIGKVSAQSGAYSFESFKKACELADSKEVDGICTLPINKLAWQQAQIPFVGHTDFLKQRYKDHQIIMMLGCSKLFVGLFSDHVPLGAVSQLIQVESLVRFLLAFQKSTQAKIVQVCGFNPHAGEEGLFGKEDERILKAIQESNQTLGFECFLGPLPADSAFAPNKRKITPFYVSMSHDVGLAPLKALYFDESINVSLNAPILRASTDHGTAFDIAYQNKANHKSYLNAIKYLA, translated from the coding sequence ATGGCTAAAAAGAAAATTGCGATCAGTTGCGGGGATATTCAAGGCGTAGGCTTAGAGTTGATTTTAAAAAGCCATAAGGAAGTGAGCGCGATTTGTGAGCCGTTGTATCTCGTTCATGGCGAACTTTTAGAGCGGGCCAATCAATTGCTTGATAACGCTTATGAAACTAAAACGCTTAACACACTCGCTATTGATGCCCCCTTACCTTTATTAAACTCTAGCACGATAGGCAAAGTTAGCGCTCAAAGCGGGGCGTATAGTTTTGAGAGTTTTAAAAAGGCTTGCGAGTTGGCGGATAGTAAAGAAGTGGATGGCATTTGCACTTTGCCTATCAACAAACTCGCATGGCAACAAGCTCAAATCCCTTTTGTGGGGCATACCGATTTTTTGAAACAACGCTATAAAGATCATCAAATCATCATGATGCTTGGGTGTTCTAAACTCTTTGTAGGGCTATTTAGCGACCATGTACCTTTAGGGGCGGTTTCTCAACTCATTCAAGTGGAATCGTTGGTCCGGTTTTTGTTAGCGTTTCAAAAAAGCACTCAAGCTAAAATCGTTCAAGTGTGTGGTTTTAACCCCCATGCGGGCGAAGAGGGATTGTTTGGAAAAGAAGATGAAAGGATTTTAAAAGCTATTCAAGAGAGCAACCAAACGCTAGGCTTTGAATGCTTTTTGGGGCCCTTGCCTGCAGATAGCGCTTTTGCCCCAAATAAACGCAAAATAACCCCCTTTTATGTGAGCATGAGCCATGATGTGGGGCTAGCCCCTTTAAAAGCGCTCTATTTTGATGAAAGCATTAATGTGAGTTTGAACGCCCCCATTTTACGCGCTTCCACTGACCACGGCACGGCGTTTGATATCGCTTATCAAAATAAAGCGAACCATAAAAGCTATTTGAACGCGATCAAATATTTAGCTTAA
- the tsaD gene encoding tRNA (adenosine(37)-N6)-threonylcarbamoyltransferase complex transferase subunit TsaD produces the protein MILSIESSCDDSSLALTRIKDAQLIAHFKISQEKHHSSYGGVVPELASRLHAENLPLLLERIKISLNRDFSKLKAIAITNQPGLSVTLIEGLMMAKALSLSLNLPLILEDHLRGHVYSLFINEKQTCMPLSVLLVSGGHSLILEARDYEDIKIVATSLDDSFGESFDKVSKMLDLGYPGGPIVEKLALDYAHQNEPLMFPIPLKNSPNLAFSFSGLKNAVRLEVEKNAPNLNEAIKQKIAYHFQSAAIEHLIQQTTRYFKIKRPKIFGIVGGASQNLALRKAFENLCAEFDCKLVLAPLEFCSDNAAMIGRSSLEAYQKKRFVPLEKANISPRTLLKNFE, from the coding sequence ATGATTTTAAGCATTGAAAGTTCTTGCGATGACAGCTCTTTAGCCCTTACAAGAATAAAGGACGCTCAACTCATCGCTCATTTTAAAATCTCTCAAGAAAAGCACCACAGCTCTTATGGAGGCGTTGTGCCTGAGCTTGCATCACGCTTGCATGCTGAGAATTTGCCGCTCTTATTAGAACGCATTAAAATCAGCTTGAATAGGGATTTTTCCAAGCTCAAAGCCATCGCTATCACTAACCAGCCAGGTTTGAGCGTTACCTTAATAGAAGGTTTGATGATGGCGAAAGCCTTGAGCTTGTCTTTGAATTTGCCCTTGATTTTAGAAGATCATTTGAGAGGGCATGTGTATTCGCTCTTTATCAATGAAAAACAAACCTGCATGCCTTTAAGCGTGCTGTTAGTCTCTGGGGGGCATTCTTTGATTTTAGAGGCTAGAGATTATGAAGACATTAAAATCGTTGCCACGAGTTTAGACGATAGCTTTGGGGAGAGTTTTGATAAGGTTTCCAAAATGCTTGATTTAGGCTATCCAGGAGGCCCTATAGTGGAAAAATTAGCCCTTGATTACGCGCATCAAAACGAGCCTTTAATGTTCCCTATCCCTTTAAAAAACAGCCCGAATCTGGCTTTTAGTTTTTCAGGTTTAAAAAATGCGGTGCGTTTGGAGGTTGAAAAAAACGCTCCCAATTTGAATGAAGCGATCAAACAAAAGATTGCCTATCATTTTCAAAGCGCAGCGATTGAGCATTTAATCCAGCAGACTACACGCTATTTTAAAATCAAACGCCCTAAAATTTTTGGCATTGTGGGAGGAGCGAGCCAGAATCTGGCTTTAAGAAAGGCGTTTGAAAACCTGTGTGCTGAGTTTGATTGCAAGCTTGTTTTAGCCCCTTTAGAATTTTGCAGCGACAATGCCGCTATGATAGGGCGATCCAGCCTAGAAGCCTATCAAAAAAAGCGCTTTGTCCCTTTAGAGAAGGCCAACATTTCGCCAAGAACGCTGTTAAAAAATTTTGAGTGA
- the flgG gene encoding flagellar basal-body rod protein FlgG, which produces MLRSLYSATSGMLAQQTHIDTTSNNIANVNTTGFKKSRADFNDLFYQAMQYAGTNTSNTTLSPDGMEVGLGVRPSAITKMFSQGSPKETENNLDVAITGKGFFQVQLPDGTTAYTRSGNFKLDEQGNLVTSEGYLLIPQITLPEDTTQVNIGVDGTVSVTQGLQTTSNVIGQITLANFVNPAGLHSMGDNLFSITNASGDAIVGNPDSQGLGKLRQGFLELSNVRLVEEMTDLITAQRAYEANSKSIQTADAMLQTVNSLKR; this is translated from the coding sequence ATGCTTCGTTCTCTCTATAGTGCCACTTCAGGGATGCTCGCCCAACAAACGCACATTGACACCACTTCAAACAATATCGCTAATGTCAATACCACCGGGTTTAAAAAATCTCGCGCAGATTTTAACGACTTGTTTTACCAAGCGATGCAATACGCTGGCACCAACACAAGCAACACGACTTTATCGCCAGATGGCATGGAAGTGGGCTTAGGAGTGCGCCCTAGCGCGATCACTAAAATGTTTTCGCAAGGCAGCCCTAAAGAAACGGAAAACAATTTAGATGTCGCCATTACGGGCAAAGGCTTTTTTCAAGTCCAATTGCCTGATGGCACCACCGCTTATACAAGAAGCGGGAATTTTAAGCTAGACGAACAGGGCAATCTTGTAACGAGCGAGGGCTATCTCCTCATCCCTCAAATCACTTTGCCTGAAGACACCACGCAAGTAAACATCGGTGTGGATGGCACGGTGAGCGTGACTCAAGGCTTGCAAACGACTTCTAATGTGATCGGGCAAATCACTTTGGCTAATTTTGTCAATCCAGCGGGGCTTCACTCTATGGGGGATAATTTGTTTTCCATCACCAATGCTAGCGGTGATGCGATTGTGGGCAATCCGGATTCTCAAGGCTTAGGCAAGTTAAGACAAGGCTTTTTGGAGCTTAGCAATGTGAGATTGGTAGAAGAAATGACGGATCTAATCACCGCTCAAAGGGCTTATGAAGCCAATTCTAAAAGCATTCAAACCGCTGATGCCATGCTCCAAACCGTCAATTCTCTCAAACGCTAA